The Williamwhitmania sp. genomic interval CAATGTCAGTGCTACCGAGGCTTTGAAAATGATATGCTTCATAGTATTGTAGATTGATTTAGAATTTGGTTCAGGGCAAATGTATAAAAAAAGTGACCTCTTCAAAATGAGATATCACATGCGGAATTAGATGGTGAAACTATATGATGGTTTAACTGTGGGTGAATATCCCACCTCCTTTGGACATAACGCCAGCAACACTGTTCCTTTCAGCACCAGTTACGGTGGCAAGGCTTGAGCCGATATTACTGAGGTAAAGAACTCCTAAAAAGGCAAAAATAAGAGCCTCCTTATAATCGATGGTTATGGTATCCGGTATCACGAGGGGTAGCTTTGTGTTTTGCCTTAAGAGGGATACTAGAAATGAATTTTTTGCACCACCCCCTGTCACCAATACGTTTTTGCAATTTGTGCTGCTTAAACAGGCTCCTATTTGTTGTGCTATATGGAGATATACTGTGTGTAGCCTATCGTTGGTGCTATAGCTACCAAAGTGTTTTAAAATTGGTAAAAATTCCTGCTCAATCCATTCACTGCCCAACGACTTTGGACCAACTTTTTTGTAATAATCGAGGTTATTCAATTGCTGAAGTAACTCGGGAATAGGTTGCCCATTTCGTCCGAGCTCACCATTGCAATCGTAGCTGTGGCCAAGCTCTAGGGCGAGGTTGTTCAATACAATATTTACCGGAGATGTGTCGTATGCCAAGCGATGCCCGTTATGCTGGTATGAAATGTTTCCAAATCCCCCTAAGTTGAGGCATACGTCGTATTGCGAAAATAGGAGCAGGTCGCCGATTGGCACTAAAGGGGCACCCTGCCCACCAAGCATTACATCTCCTGAACGGAAATCCCATACTGTATCAATGCCTGATACCGCAGCAATGGCGCTGCCATGTCCAAGCTGGAAGGTAACCTTACTTGTAGGCTGGTGGAAAATAGTATGCCCATGTGAGGCAATTATTTTGGGACGAAGCTGATGTTTGATGATAAATTCGTGTGAAATACGCCCTAGGTATTGCCCATATTCGGCATGTAAAGTCAATAAATCAAGAGAGGGAAGCGTCTCAGCCCCCCTCAATTTAGTAATCCACTCAGCTGAGTATGGAATGGTTTCAGCATGCTCGATGCTATATTGCCAAGAATTGCCTGCGTGTGAAAATTTGCAATAAGCCAAATCGACTCCGTCAAGCGATGTCCCAGACATGATACCGAGAGCTGCAATAGCTTTCATTCACCCCAATGGTTAGTGAGTCATATTGATGACGAGGTCGGTAATGGCCTCATTAATTAAACCCATCAGGTTGTCTTTTCCTTCGAAGGCATTATTATTAGCAATTCCATCTAGCAGCGTAGCATCCGTCGGGAGAATATTTTTTGCCTTTGCCATGCCCTGAAATTTATCAACGGGAATAATTCCCTTATTGTTGAAAATTGTCATCACTATGGTAACGTTAGGGCGAAAACCTGGCTCGGATTCTTCCGTAATTGTATCGGTTGTCTCCTTTTTGTCCTTATTGATTTGCCGTGCTGAGTTGTAGGGATCGTTTCGAGGTTCAACCGCTGTAATGGTAATGGCTATTTTAAAGTAGAATTTTGAATTTCCAATTCGGATAACCTTGCTAATATTTCCATCTGGGTAGCCAAATTTATCATAGCTAATTCGGTCTTGAAAACTTTCAAGAGGTTGAATGTCCATGCCAATTTCCTGCTCTAACCGCTGCTCCAGCTGGGAAAATGCATCGTTTCTGACGGCCTTTTCAATTGGGTCAACTTTAGCATCTTTTTCAAAAAGATCCTTATACGGATCGAGGTAGGTGTAAACGGATGGATCGATGGTTACTACATACGAAATGAGCGTAAGTTGCTTATTCCGGTAGTTTGTGTTCGGCTTAGCCCATGCAAGCGATACAATGGTCAATGCCAGAAGGGTGAAAATAATCTTTTTCATTGTGTAGCAAATTGATTCTACAAAGTTAGCATTTTTTGATCAACCTTGCTACTGGTAGGGAGAACCTACCAATGAAAGCCATAATTCTTTTCGGTTTTATTGCCTAGTAAATCAGTGCATTGAATCATAATGATATGCGTAATTCCTGGTTGTATGTGTTTTGCACTTAACTTCAGGCGAAGCTGTTTTTCCTTGGGTTCATAGGCCACAGCAACCCAATTCCCATCGACAAATGCACTATAGCTGGCAATTCCGGTATCTTCATCATCAATCTTAAACATCAGGTATTGCTCCCCATCAATATTATCACCATCGGAAAAGTTGGTGGCTTGCAGCAGGGGCGGAGTTGTGTCACGTGCAATAGTAAATACTCCAAAATTCCTCGTTTCCATGGTTATAGTAGAATCTTCACCGACAATTCCTCCTGCATAGGCAATCTGTCGAGACCTGGTAAACCGGGCAATGTAAATCCTGTCGGTTGTTTTGACGTCCAACATTTTAAGGTTGACCTCTATTTTTATAGGTCTTTGCAAGGCAATAGTTGGCGAACCAACAAAGAAGGCCTTGCACAATGATTGAGTGCATTGGCAGCTGGTGTCACCAAGCTCAACAATTGCTGGGCCATATAGTGCATTGGCGGGAATGGTGGCAGTAACTCCACCCACTGTGAGCGTTGCCGATTTCAATGGCTCAACAATAATTTGTGTATTGGGGTTATTTATCACCAGCGGAGCTGGGTTATACAGGTGTTTTGGTGAGAGGTTAAACCGTAGTGAGGAGACATTCCTGTTGTGGTCGGCAACAGAAATTTCAAAGGAATCGGTCTTTGTGGTATCCAATTCAAAAATGCCATCATTGACATTTACGCTATATACCGAAAGTGGATCGTTGCTTTCTCGGAATAGCTTGATTATTTCGCCATAGTTTAGGCTCTTGGCTCCATAATCGGTAAAGGCATTAGCATAGCGAGTCTCTGCGTAGCTAAACTCGGTTAACTTAAAGGCAAAATCCACCTTACCGTTTTGTTTTAGAGAACCATAGGTAACGTCGAAGGTTCCTTTTTGGTTGTCAATCTTGTCATCGGCAATTATGCCAAAAGCAATTCTCTTTGGAAGCATTTTTTCTTTATCCAAATTTGCCGAATAGCTAGCTTCACCTTCCTTATTGGTTTTAATTCCCCTTATCCTTCGGAAGAGCACGGTATCGCCATAGCCTACCACCTCATAGAGCACCAGTCGCTTAATTTGAGGAGCGGTTTCATCCTTCAAGTCATAAAATCCTTGTGAGAGCGGATCGATGGGATGTTGGTTTTTTGAAATTCGAACCTCGTAGTGTAGGTGAGGACCTGTTGATCCTCCGGTGTTTCCAGAAAAGCCAATGGTGTCTCCCTTCTGGATGCAGAGTAATTCGGGTTCGGGGAAGTCCTCAATATCCCATTTTTGCTGCTCATATTGCAGGCTGTCTACATAATTTTCCAATTTAGCCGAAAAGCGTTCAAGGTGTCCATAAACCGTGGTGTAGCCGTTGGGGTGGTCGATGTAAACTGCGTTGCCATAGCCCACTGAGCTAATCTTGATGCGCGATACCCATCCATCGTAGGGGGCAACCACCACCATGCCTGTATCGCTATTGGTTCTAAAATCTATTCCAGAATGAAAATGGTCTGTTCTCGGTTCTCCAAAAACCGAGGAAACGCCGTTATTGTCTGGCAACGGGTCAGAAAATCCGGAATTTGGGTTCTGAGATAGCAGTATTGTCGGTATGAAAATCATCCCAACGAGGCTAAAAGAAAATATTTTTATACTCATTATTTTTTTTGAAATACAGCTGTTCAGGGGTGTTTGACTCAAAATCCCGCCAATGGTTGCATTACGGGAGCCCAAGTAAAAAATATTTTTTGATTTTTTGAAGAACCTGTGCTAACTTTGTATTGCTAATTTTTTACTTAACCTAATGAACGAAGTGAGCGAGTCGGTTGTTGATAGACTAAAGGATAAGTTATCCGTTGTGATCGATGCTTATGAGAAGCTTGAAGCAGTGAATAGCCAACTTTTAGTTGAAAAGACTAAGCTTACTGAGG includes:
- a CDS encoding anhydro-N-acetylmuramic acid kinase, which produces MKAIAALGIMSGTSLDGVDLAYCKFSHAGNSWQYSIEHAETIPYSAEWITKLRGAETLPSLDLLTLHAEYGQYLGRISHEFIIKHQLRPKIIASHGHTIFHQPTSKVTFQLGHGSAIAAVSGIDTVWDFRSGDVMLGGQGAPLVPIGDLLLFSQYDVCLNLGGFGNISYQHNGHRLAYDTSPVNIVLNNLALELGHSYDCNGELGRNGQPIPELLQQLNNLDYYKKVGPKSLGSEWIEQEFLPILKHFGSYSTNDRLHTVYLHIAQQIGACLSSTNCKNVLVTGGGAKNSFLVSLLRQNTKLPLVIPDTITIDYKEALIFAFLGVLYLSNIGSSLATVTGAERNSVAGVMSKGGGIFTHS
- a CDS encoding M23 family metallopeptidase, with translation MSIKIFSFSLVGMIFIPTILLSQNPNSGFSDPLPDNNGVSSVFGEPRTDHFHSGIDFRTNSDTGMVVVAPYDGWVSRIKISSVGYGNAVYIDHPNGYTTVYGHLERFSAKLENYVDSLQYEQQKWDIEDFPEPELLCIQKGDTIGFSGNTGGSTGPHLHYEVRISKNQHPIDPLSQGFYDLKDETAPQIKRLVLYEVVGYGDTVLFRRIRGIKTNKEGEASYSANLDKEKMLPKRIAFGIIADDKIDNQKGTFDVTYGSLKQNGKVDFAFKLTEFSYAETRYANAFTDYGAKSLNYGEIIKLFRESNDPLSVYSVNVNDGIFELDTTKTDSFEISVADHNRNVSSLRFNLSPKHLYNPAPLVINNPNTQIIVEPLKSATLTVGGVTATIPANALYGPAIVELGDTSCQCTQSLCKAFFVGSPTIALQRPIKIEVNLKMLDVKTTDRIYIARFTRSRQIAYAGGIVGEDSTITMETRNFGVFTIARDTTPPLLQATNFSDGDNIDGEQYLMFKIDDEDTGIASYSAFVDGNWVAVAYEPKEKQLRLKLSAKHIQPGITHIIMIQCTDLLGNKTEKNYGFHW